From a region of the Streptomyces venezuelae genome:
- a CDS encoding DUF4253 domain-containing protein — protein sequence MAKSPKVRNPLSVLADDPQGRSLGLDLPPGGLIDRPGRRGWWRESEPLLWVSDEAVGAGALTAYRSPALAAAGLQAVLLQGRGGLERWWQDRELVPDRMSDPGDHHVEPVLREFWGRVVPDPEEGAGEEGDELIAPFGRDWPGLAERGPDGGPDPETAACELADELIVGGILPGPRLALVPAARGADVPTAMGWGGPTNFENDTALISAVLRSWEDRFGARVVALGFDELHMSVAAPPRTSAHALPVAAEHFALSPDNIWQGSGSIRAYADEAVTGCGHWGFWWD from the coding sequence ATGGCGAAGTCTCCGAAGGTGCGCAACCCGCTGTCCGTGCTGGCCGATGATCCTCAAGGGCGTTCCCTCGGGCTGGATCTGCCGCCCGGTGGGCTCATCGACAGGCCCGGGCGGCGGGGGTGGTGGAGGGAGTCCGAGCCGTTGCTGTGGGTGTCCGACGAGGCCGTGGGGGCCGGGGCGCTCACCGCGTACCGGAGTCCGGCGCTGGCCGCCGCCGGGCTGCAGGCCGTGCTGCTCCAGGGGCGCGGCGGGCTGGAACGGTGGTGGCAGGACCGGGAGTTGGTGCCGGACCGGATGTCCGACCCCGGCGACCACCATGTCGAGCCGGTGCTGCGCGAGTTCTGGGGCCGGGTGGTGCCCGACCCGGAGGAGGGCGCGGGGGAGGAGGGCGACGAGCTCATCGCGCCCTTCGGCCGGGACTGGCCCGGGCTCGCGGAGCGGGGGCCCGACGGCGGGCCGGATCCGGAGACCGCGGCCTGCGAGCTGGCGGACGAGCTGATCGTGGGCGGAATCCTGCCGGGCCCGCGGCTCGCGCTGGTCCCCGCCGCCCGGGGTGCCGACGTGCCGACCGCCATGGGCTGGGGCGGGCCGACCAACTTCGAGAACGACACGGCCCTGATCAGCGCCGTGCTCCGGTCCTGGGAGGACCGCTTCGGCGCCCGCGTCGTCGCCCTCGGCTTCGACGAGCTCCACATGTCCGTGGCGGCCCCGCCGCGTACGTCCGCCCACGCGCTCCCCGTCGCCGCGGAGCACTTCGCCCTCTCGCCCGACAACATCTGGCAGGGCTCCGGGAGCATCCGTGCCTACGCCGACGAGGCGGTCACCGGGTGCGGCCACTGGGGGTTCTGGTGGGACTGA
- a CDS encoding acetyl-CoA carboxylase biotin carboxylase subunit encodes MFSTVLVANRGEIAVRVIRTLRQLGIRSVAVFSDADADARHVREADTAVRIGPAAAAESYLSVERLLDAAKRTGAEAVHPGYGFLAENAAFAQACADAGLAFIGPPAGAINLMGDKIRAKETVKAAGVPVVPGSSGSGLTDAELVAAAAEIGMPVLLKPSAGGGGKGMRLVRDEAVLAEEIAAARREARSSFGDDTLLVERWVDRPRHIEIQVLADAHGNVVHLGERECSLQRRHQKVIEEAPSVLLDEKTRAAMGAAAVDAARSCGYVGAGTVEFIVPGGDPSSYYFMEMNTRLQVEHPVTELITGLDLVEQQIRVAAGARLGFDQSEVTLTGHAIEARVCAEDPARGFLPSGGTVLALSEPDGGAVRTDSGLTAGVPVGSTYDPMLSKVIVHGPDRPTALRMLRAALADTVILGVQTNAGFLRRLLAHPDVVSGDLDTGLVERDLPSLLPEGVPDEVYAAAALLAQGPRALPGPAPQTPARLDRWVDPFDAGDGWRLGGTPAWTVHHFRLPGTDPVEVRTRTTGSGTELALAAAPARGRIVARTPDTVTVELDGVTHRFSHAASPEGLWLGRDADSWHVQAYDPVVANLTGAGRGGADTLAAPMPGTVTVVKVAVGDKVAAGQSLLVVEAMKMEHVISAPHAGTVTELDVTPGSTVAMDQILAVVTPDEDPAEGKEDAA; translated from the coding sequence ATGTTCAGCACTGTTCTGGTGGCGAACCGGGGCGAGATCGCGGTCCGGGTCATCCGTACCCTGCGGCAGCTCGGCATCCGCTCCGTGGCCGTCTTCAGCGACGCCGACGCGGACGCCCGCCATGTCCGGGAGGCCGACACGGCCGTCCGCATCGGCCCGGCCGCGGCCGCCGAGAGCTACCTGTCGGTGGAGCGGCTGCTGGATGCCGCGAAGCGGACGGGCGCCGAGGCCGTCCACCCCGGCTACGGCTTCCTCGCCGAGAACGCGGCCTTCGCGCAGGCCTGCGCCGACGCCGGCCTGGCCTTCATCGGGCCGCCGGCCGGCGCCATCAACCTGATGGGCGACAAGATCCGCGCCAAGGAGACGGTGAAGGCGGCGGGCGTGCCCGTCGTACCGGGCTCCTCCGGCAGCGGCCTGACCGACGCCGAACTGGTCGCGGCCGCGGCGGAGATCGGCATGCCGGTGCTGCTCAAGCCCTCGGCGGGCGGCGGCGGCAAGGGCATGCGGCTGGTCCGCGACGAGGCGGTGCTGGCCGAGGAGATCGCGGCGGCCCGCCGCGAGGCCCGTTCCTCCTTCGGCGACGACACCCTGCTGGTCGAGCGGTGGGTGGACCGGCCGCGGCACATCGAGATCCAGGTGCTGGCGGACGCCCACGGGAACGTGGTGCACCTGGGCGAGCGCGAGTGCTCGCTGCAGCGCCGGCACCAGAAGGTGATCGAGGAGGCCCCGTCGGTCCTGCTCGACGAGAAGACGCGTGCGGCGATGGGCGCGGCGGCCGTGGACGCGGCCCGCTCCTGCGGGTACGTCGGTGCGGGCACGGTGGAGTTCATCGTGCCGGGCGGCGACCCGTCCTCGTACTACTTCATGGAGATGAACACCCGCCTCCAGGTGGAGCACCCGGTGACGGAGCTGATCACCGGGCTGGACCTGGTCGAGCAGCAGATCCGGGTGGCGGCCGGCGCGCGGCTGGGCTTCGACCAGTCCGAGGTGACGCTGACCGGGCACGCCATCGAGGCCCGCGTCTGCGCGGAGGACCCGGCGCGCGGGTTCCTGCCGTCGGGCGGCACGGTGCTGGCCCTGTCCGAGCCGGACGGCGGTGCGGTGCGCACCGACTCCGGGCTGACGGCGGGCGTGCCGGTGGGCTCGACGTACGACCCGATGCTGTCGAAGGTCATCGTCCACGGCCCGGACCGCCCGACGGCGCTGCGCATGCTGCGGGCGGCGCTGGCGGACACGGTGATCCTGGGCGTGCAGACCAACGCCGGTTTCCTGCGGAGGCTGCTGGCCCACCCGGACGTGGTGTCCGGGGACCTGGACACGGGCCTGGTCGAGCGCGACCTGCCGTCCCTCCTGCCGGAGGGGGTCCCGGACGAGGTGTACGCGGCTGCGGCGCTGCTGGCGCAGGGCCCCCGGGCTCTGCCCGGACCCGCGCCTCAAACGCCGGCGAGGCTGGATCGGTGGGTCGACCCCTTCGACGCGGGTGACGGCTGGCGGCTGGGCGGCACGCCCGCCTGGACCGTGCACCACTTCCGCCTTCCCGGGACGGACCCGGTGGAGGTCCGCACCAGGACCACCGGCTCCGGCACCGAGCTCGCCCTCGCAGCGGCACCGGCCCGCGGCCGGATCGTCGCCCGCACCCCGGACACCGTCACCGTCGAACTCGACGGCGTCACGCACCGCTTCAGCCACGCCGCCTCCCCGGAGGGGCTCTGGCTGGGCCGGGACGCGGACAGCTGGCACGTCCAGGCGTACGACCCCGTCGTGGCCAACCTCACCGGGGCCGGGCGCGGCGGCGCGGACACCCTCGCCGCGCCCATGCCGGGCACGGTCACCGTGGTCAAGGTGGCCGTCGGGGACAAGGTCGCGGCCGGGCAGAGCCTGCTCGTCGTCGAGGCGATGAAGATGGAGCACGTCATCTCCGCCCCGCACGCCGGCACCGTCACCGAGCTGGACGTGACTCCCGGCAGCACGGTCGCCATGGACCAGATCCTGGCCGTCGTCACCCCCGACGAGGACCCGGCCGAGGGCAAGGAGGACGCCGCGTGA
- the speB gene encoding agmatinase produces the protein MSTQPRGPVDSSRIPRYAGPATFARLPRLDEVGGKADVAVVGVPFDSGVSYRPGARFGGNAIREASRLLRPYNPAQDASPFALAQVADAGDIAANPFNINEAVETIEGAADELIGNGSRLMTLGGDHTIALPLLRSVAKKHGPVALLHFDAHLDTWDTYFGAEYTHGTPFRRAVEEGILDTEALSHVGTRGPLYGKQDLDDDAKMGFGIVTSADVYRRGADEVADQLRQRIGDRPLYISIDIDVLDPAHAPGTGTPEAGGMTSRELLEIIRGLSSCNLVSADVVEVAPAYDHAEITSVAASHTAYELTTIMSRQIAQAKGK, from the coding sequence ATGAGCACGCAGCCGCGCGGCCCCGTCGACTCCTCCCGCATCCCGCGCTACGCGGGCCCGGCGACCTTCGCCCGTCTGCCCCGCCTCGACGAGGTCGGCGGCAAGGCCGACGTCGCCGTCGTCGGCGTGCCCTTCGACTCCGGCGTGTCCTACCGCCCCGGCGCCCGCTTCGGCGGCAACGCCATCCGCGAGGCCTCGCGCCTGCTGCGCCCGTACAACCCGGCCCAGGACGCCTCCCCGTTCGCGCTCGCCCAGGTCGCCGACGCCGGTGACATCGCGGCGAACCCCTTCAACATCAACGAGGCCGTCGAGACGATCGAGGGCGCGGCCGACGAGCTGATCGGCAACGGCTCCCGTCTGATGACCCTGGGCGGCGACCACACCATCGCCCTCCCGCTGCTGCGTTCGGTCGCGAAGAAGCACGGCCCCGTCGCGCTGCTCCACTTCGACGCGCACCTGGACACCTGGGACACCTACTTCGGCGCCGAGTACACCCACGGCACGCCGTTCCGCCGCGCCGTCGAGGAGGGCATCCTCGACACCGAGGCGCTCTCCCACGTGGGTACGCGCGGCCCGCTGTACGGCAAGCAGGACCTGGACGACGACGCCAAGATGGGCTTCGGCATCGTCACCTCGGCCGACGTCTACCGCCGTGGCGCCGACGAGGTCGCCGACCAGCTGCGCCAGCGCATCGGCGACCGCCCGCTGTACATCTCCATCGACATCGACGTGCTCGACCCGGCGCACGCGCCCGGCACCGGCACCCCCGAGGCGGGCGGCATGACCTCCCGCGAGCTGCTGGAGATCATCCGCGGTCTGTCCTCCTGCAACCTCGTTTCCGCCGACGTCGTCGAGGTCGCCCCGGCGTACGATCACGCCGAGATCACCTCGGTCGCGGCCTCGCACACCGCGTACGAGCTGACGACGATCATGTCGCGACAGATCGCGCAGGCGAAGGGCAAGTAA
- a CDS encoding acyl-CoA dehydrogenase family protein, producing the protein MRRTVFNEDHEAFRETIRAFVEAEVVPVYDEWFAAGQAPRDFYYKLGELGVFGINVPEEFGGAGLDTHKFEAVLYEETSRAGVNFGGSGVHVLLALPYIKMLADDEQKKRFLPKFVSGEEMWALAMTEPGTGSDVAGMKTTAKLSEDGTHYVLNGSKTFITGGVHADRVIVCARTSAPSEDDRRFGISLFAVDTKAEGYSIGRKLDKLGLKTSDTAELAFVDVKVPVEDLLGEEGKGFYYLGHNLASERWGIAFGAYAQAAAAVRFAQQYVTERTVFGKPVAHFQNTKFELAACQAEVDAAQAVADRALEALDAGELTPAEAASAKLFCTEVAHRVIDRCLQLHGGYGYMNEYPIARLYADNRVNRIYGGTSEIMKSIIAKSMGL; encoded by the coding sequence GTGCGCCGTACCGTTTTCAACGAGGACCACGAGGCATTCCGCGAGACCATCCGCGCCTTCGTCGAGGCCGAGGTCGTCCCGGTCTACGACGAGTGGTTCGCAGCCGGTCAGGCGCCGCGCGACTTCTACTACAAGCTCGGCGAGCTGGGCGTCTTTGGGATCAACGTGCCCGAGGAGTTCGGCGGCGCGGGCCTGGACACGCACAAGTTCGAGGCCGTCCTCTACGAGGAGACCTCCCGCGCGGGCGTGAACTTCGGCGGCTCCGGCGTGCACGTGCTGCTCGCCCTGCCCTACATCAAGATGCTGGCCGACGACGAGCAGAAGAAGCGCTTCCTGCCGAAGTTCGTCTCCGGCGAGGAGATGTGGGCGCTCGCCATGACCGAGCCGGGCACCGGCTCCGACGTCGCGGGCATGAAGACCACCGCCAAGCTCTCCGAGGACGGCACGCACTACGTCCTCAACGGCTCCAAGACCTTCATCACCGGTGGCGTCCACGCCGACCGCGTGATCGTCTGCGCCCGTACCTCCGCCCCGAGCGAGGACGACCGCCGCTTCGGCATCTCCCTGTTCGCCGTGGACACCAAGGCCGAGGGCTACTCCATCGGCCGCAAGCTCGACAAGCTGGGCCTGAAGACCTCCGACACCGCCGAGCTGGCGTTCGTCGACGTGAAGGTCCCGGTCGAGGACCTGCTCGGCGAAGAGGGCAAGGGCTTCTACTACCTCGGCCACAACCTGGCCTCCGAGCGCTGGGGCATCGCCTTCGGTGCGTACGCCCAGGCCGCCGCGGCCGTCCGGTTCGCCCAGCAGTACGTCACGGAGCGCACCGTCTTCGGCAAGCCCGTCGCGCACTTCCAGAACACCAAGTTCGAGCTGGCCGCCTGCCAGGCCGAGGTGGACGCCGCCCAGGCCGTCGCCGACCGCGCCCTGGAGGCCCTGGACGCCGGCGAGCTGACCCCGGCCGAGGCCGCCTCGGCGAAGCTGTTCTGCACCGAGGTCGCGCACCGCGTCATCGACCGCTGCCTCCAGCTGCACGGCGGCTACGGCTACATGAACGAGTACCCGATCGCCCGCCTGTACGCCGACAACCGCGTCAACCGCATCTACGGCGGCACCAGCGAGATCATGAAGTCGATCATCGCCAAGTCCATGGGTCTGTAA
- a CDS encoding TetR/AcrR family transcriptional regulator yields MSTRAAAPTRREQILSEAARLFAARGFHGVGVDEIGAAVGISGPGLYRHFAGKDAMLAELLVGISERLLTGGRHRVAQAAGDPARVLSSLIDGHIDFALDDRALITLHDRELDRLRDADRKLVRQLQRQYVELWVEVVRELHPQVGEAEVRVAVHAVFGLLNSTPHLAALGREAVESLLRRLAHGAFGALSA; encoded by the coding sequence ATGAGCACCAGAGCGGCCGCACCCACCCGTCGCGAGCAGATCCTCAGTGAGGCCGCTCGTCTCTTCGCCGCGCGCGGCTTCCACGGCGTGGGCGTCGACGAGATAGGGGCGGCGGTGGGCATCAGCGGCCCCGGCCTGTACCGCCACTTCGCGGGCAAGGACGCCATGCTCGCCGAGCTGCTCGTCGGGATCAGCGAGCGGCTGCTGACCGGCGGCCGGCACCGCGTGGCGCAGGCGGCGGGGGACCCCGCCCGGGTCCTGTCCTCCCTCATCGACGGCCACATCGACTTCGCGCTCGACGACCGGGCGCTGATCACCCTGCACGACCGCGAGCTCGACCGGCTCCGGGACGCCGACCGCAAGCTCGTACGGCAGCTGCAGCGCCAGTACGTCGAGCTGTGGGTGGAGGTCGTACGGGAACTGCACCCGCAGGTCGGCGAGGCCGAGGTACGGGTCGCCGTGCACGCCGTCTTCGGCCTGCTCAACTCCACCCCGCACCTGGCGGCCCTGGGCCGCGAAGCGGTGGAATCGCTCCTGCGGCGCCTCGCGCACGGCGCGTTCGGGGCGCTGTCGGCATGA
- a CDS encoding carboxyl transferase domain-containing protein — MQQAPVLTSAADPASEAWRTNEAAHRELTEGLRARLDAARLGGGEKARARHTARGKLLPRERVDALLDPGSPFLELAPLAAEGMYGGAAPAAGVIAGIGRVSGRECVIVANDATVKGGTYYPMTVKKHLRAQEVALENRLPCLYLVDSGGAFLPMQDEVFPDREHFGRIFYNQARMSGAGIPQIAAVLGSCTAGGAYVPAMSDEAVIVRNQGTIFLGGPPLVKAATGEVVTAEELGGGEVHSRVSGVTDHLAEDDAHALRIVRNIVATLPGRGALPWSVEAPEEPKVDPYGLYGAVPVDSRTPYDAREIIARITDGSRFQEFKSEFGQTLVTGFARIHGHPVGIIANNGILFAESAQKGAHFIELCDQRGIPLLFLQNISGFMVGKDYEAGGIAKHGAKMVTAVACTRVPKLTVVVGGSYGAGNYSMCGRAYSPRFLWMWPNAKISVMGGEQAASVLATVKRDQIEGAGQEWPAEDEEAFKAPVRAQYEEQGNAYYATARLWDDGVIDPMETRQVLGLALTACANAPLGDSGFGIFRM; from the coding sequence ATGCAGCAGGCACCAGTGCTGACGAGCGCCGCGGACCCGGCGTCCGAGGCCTGGCGGACCAACGAGGCCGCCCACCGCGAGCTGACCGAGGGCCTGCGCGCCCGGCTCGACGCGGCCCGGCTCGGCGGCGGCGAGAAGGCCCGCGCCCGCCACACCGCCCGCGGGAAGCTCCTCCCGCGCGAGCGCGTGGACGCCCTCCTCGACCCGGGGTCGCCCTTCCTGGAGCTGGCGCCGCTGGCCGCCGAGGGCATGTACGGGGGCGCGGCGCCGGCCGCCGGGGTCATCGCGGGCATCGGCCGGGTCAGCGGCCGCGAGTGCGTGATCGTCGCGAACGACGCCACCGTCAAGGGCGGCACGTACTACCCGATGACCGTCAAGAAGCACCTGCGCGCCCAGGAGGTGGCCCTGGAGAACCGTCTCCCCTGCCTCTACCTGGTCGACTCCGGCGGCGCCTTCCTGCCCATGCAGGACGAGGTCTTCCCCGACCGGGAGCACTTCGGCCGCATCTTCTACAACCAGGCCCGCATGTCGGGGGCCGGCATCCCGCAGATCGCCGCCGTCCTCGGCTCCTGCACCGCGGGCGGGGCGTACGTACCGGCCATGAGTGACGAGGCCGTCATCGTCCGCAACCAGGGCACGATCTTCCTCGGCGGCCCGCCGCTGGTGAAGGCCGCCACCGGTGAGGTGGTCACGGCCGAGGAGCTCGGCGGCGGCGAGGTCCACTCCCGGGTCTCCGGTGTGACCGACCACCTCGCGGAGGACGACGCGCACGCGCTGCGGATCGTACGGAACATCGTGGCGACCCTGCCCGGGCGCGGGGCCCTGCCCTGGTCGGTCGAGGCGCCGGAAGAGCCCAAGGTGGACCCGTACGGGCTGTACGGCGCGGTCCCCGTCGACTCGCGCACCCCGTACGACGCCCGCGAGATCATCGCCCGGATCACGGACGGCTCCCGCTTCCAGGAGTTCAAGTCCGAGTTCGGCCAGACGCTGGTCACCGGCTTCGCCCGGATCCACGGCCACCCGGTCGGGATCATCGCGAACAACGGCATCCTGTTCGCCGAGTCCGCGCAGAAGGGCGCGCACTTCATCGAACTGTGCGACCAGCGCGGCATCCCGCTCCTCTTCCTCCAGAACATCTCCGGCTTCATGGTCGGCAAGGACTACGAGGCCGGCGGCATCGCCAAGCACGGCGCCAAGATGGTGACGGCGGTGGCCTGCACCCGGGTGCCGAAGCTGACGGTGGTGGTCGGCGGCTCGTACGGCGCCGGCAACTACTCGATGTGCGGCCGGGCGTACTCGCCCCGCTTCCTGTGGATGTGGCCCAACGCCAAGATCTCCGTGATGGGCGGGGAGCAGGCGGCCTCGGTGCTCGCCACGGTCAAGCGCGACCAGATCGAGGGCGCGGGCCAGGAGTGGCCCGCGGAGGACGAGGAGGCCTTCAAGGCCCCGGTCCGCGCGCAGTACGAGGAGCAGGGCAACGCCTACTACGCCACCGCGCGGCTGTGGGACGACGGGGTCATCGACCCGATGGAAACCCGGCAGGTGCTGGGACTGGCCCTGACCGCGTGCGCGAACGCCCCTCTGGGCGACTCGGGCTTCGGCATCTTCCGTATGTGA
- a CDS encoding phosphatase has translation MARMPKPIETPVPTRAELIDHLVRTRIAGQVATPRDNNLSHYRKLANGDRHYWLGLELGDRWTDEQDVLAVMAERCGVVDDPAFRFGQDTIDPELTVAGLDRLAARLRKAAADRQSVLFATGHPGGLLDVHRATAAALRAAGCEIVVIPQGLVADEGSVWQFADVAVLERGATLWHTHSPEPMAAILDGLTASGRPLPDLVVADHGWAGCAAQRGLDAVGYADCNDPALFIGEAEGTVQVTIPLDDHVRDPRFYDPMVAYVLDAAGLL, from the coding sequence ATGGCCCGTATGCCGAAGCCGATAGAGACGCCCGTACCCACCCGCGCCGAGCTCATCGACCACCTGGTCCGTACCCGGATCGCGGGGCAGGTCGCCACACCGCGCGACAACAACCTCAGCCACTACCGCAAGCTCGCCAACGGTGACCGGCACTACTGGCTCGGCCTGGAACTGGGCGACCGCTGGACGGACGAGCAGGACGTGCTCGCGGTGATGGCGGAGCGGTGCGGGGTGGTGGACGACCCGGCGTTCCGGTTCGGCCAGGACACCATCGACCCGGAACTGACCGTGGCCGGACTGGACCGCCTGGCCGCGCGGCTGCGCAAGGCGGCGGCCGACCGGCAGAGCGTGCTCTTCGCCACCGGCCACCCGGGCGGCCTCCTGGACGTCCACCGGGCGACGGCGGCGGCCCTGCGGGCGGCCGGGTGCGAGATCGTCGTCATCCCGCAGGGCCTGGTGGCGGACGAGGGCTCGGTGTGGCAGTTCGCGGACGTCGCGGTCCTGGAGCGGGGTGCGACGCTGTGGCACACCCACTCGCCGGAGCCGATGGCGGCGATCCTGGACGGCCTCACGGCTTCGGGCCGCCCGCTGCCGGACCTGGTCGTCGCCGACCACGGCTGGGCGGGCTGCGCGGCCCAGCGCGGCCTGGACGCGGTGGGCTACGCCGACTGCAACGACCCGGCCCTGTTCATCGGCGAGGCGGAAGGCACCGTCCAGGTGACGATCCCCCTGGACGACCACGTCCGCGACCCGCGCTTCTACGACCCGATGGTGGCGTACGTCCTGGACGCGGCGGGTCTGCTCTGA
- the tesB gene encoding acyl-CoA thioesterase II translates to MNQALTTLLDLLDLEQIEENIFRGTSRPSLVPRVFGGQVAAQALVAAGRTVPADRIAHSLHSYFLRTGDTSAPIVYTVDRIRDGRSFTTRRVVAVQHGQPIFHLSASFQTYEDGLDHQVTMPSAPDPESLPTAAESLPAYREIFRDPGTVERLIETREAVDLRYATTPPWGSVGEPVEPRSQVWFRTAGKLDSADPLLHTCLATYVSDMTLLDSVLLAHGRGGWAVGDVVGASLDHAMWFHRPFRADEWLLYDQESPSAAAGRGLGQARIWTQDGRLAVTVIQEGVVRVPRA, encoded by the coding sequence ATGAACCAGGCACTGACGACGCTCCTCGATCTGCTCGACCTCGAGCAGATCGAGGAGAACATCTTCCGCGGTACCAGCCGGCCTTCGCTGGTACCGCGCGTCTTCGGCGGCCAGGTCGCGGCCCAGGCCCTCGTCGCGGCCGGCCGGACCGTCCCCGCGGACCGCATCGCGCATTCGCTGCACTCCTACTTCCTGCGCACCGGGGACACCTCCGCGCCCATCGTCTACACGGTGGACCGGATCCGCGACGGGCGCTCCTTCACCACGCGCCGGGTCGTCGCCGTCCAGCACGGGCAGCCGATCTTCCACCTGTCCGCGTCGTTCCAGACGTACGAGGACGGCCTCGACCACCAGGTCACCATGCCGTCCGCCCCGGACCCGGAGTCCCTGCCCACCGCGGCCGAGTCGCTGCCCGCGTACCGCGAGATCTTCCGCGACCCCGGCACGGTCGAGCGGCTGATCGAGACGCGGGAGGCGGTGGACCTGCGCTACGCCACGACCCCGCCCTGGGGCAGCGTCGGCGAGCCCGTGGAGCCTCGCTCGCAGGTGTGGTTCCGTACGGCCGGCAAGCTCGACAGCGCCGATCCGCTGCTGCACACGTGCCTGGCCACCTACGTCTCCGACATGACCCTGCTGGACTCGGTGCTGCTCGCGCACGGCCGGGGCGGCTGGGCGGTGGGCGACGTCGTCGGCGCCTCCCTGGACCACGCGATGTGGTTCCACCGGCCCTTCCGGGCCGACGAGTGGCTGCTGTACGACCAGGAGTCGCCCTCGGCGGCCGCGGGCCGGGGCCTCGGCCAGGCCCGCATCTGGACGCAGGACGGCCGGCTGGCCGTGACGGTCATCCAGGAGGGTGTCGTACGCGTCCCGCGTGCGTGA
- a CDS encoding PucR family transcriptional regulator translates to MTAAPLDPEHGSGPAGEPLTPTVLLDGLLAERALGLRHLAGPRTAEVHGVHASEMADPSPYLLGGELLLTAGAALTEAGADAYAGRLARAGAAALGFGVTPVHEVVPPGLAGACERYGLSLVEVPPGTPFTAVARTVGRLAAEARTRELRRVAEAQQALAAAAARPDPVPAVLSRLAASLGGWAALLAPAATAPAAPAAATAAAGTAPGGDVLDAVYALARRVAPGSAATATDSLGAGRLAAYAVGGGRVLALATPVRTPGDHTIASIAAVLLTLLTADRPAGAEAAALTRLLLDGDPAAALPGGPWYAVHARGSGEPQALDAQALAAALGTVLLDPHEGGVRLLTDREPAAQPGWRLGVSAPAAPSGLGTADAQAARALRRAEAARTALAHHTDPGFAGLVGEAEARAHAEALLGPLSPALRETLRGWLGHHGSWDRTAAALGVHRNTVRQRVGRAAELLDRNLDDPDVRMELWFALRFTGRGPDQPG, encoded by the coding sequence ATGACCGCCGCTCCTCTCGATCCGGAGCACGGCAGCGGCCCCGCCGGGGAGCCGCTCACCCCGACCGTGCTCCTCGACGGGCTCCTCGCCGAGCGGGCGCTCGGGCTGCGCCACCTCGCGGGGCCCCGGACGGCGGAGGTGCACGGGGTGCACGCCTCCGAGATGGCGGACCCGTCCCCGTACCTGCTGGGCGGCGAGCTGCTGCTGACGGCCGGGGCGGCGCTGACCGAGGCCGGTGCCGACGCCTACGCCGGCCGGCTCGCGCGGGCCGGAGCCGCCGCGCTCGGCTTCGGCGTGACCCCGGTGCACGAGGTGGTCCCGCCCGGCCTGGCCGGGGCGTGCGAGCGGTACGGCCTCTCGCTCGTCGAGGTCCCGCCGGGGACCCCCTTCACGGCGGTCGCCCGTACCGTCGGGCGGCTGGCGGCGGAGGCCCGTACGCGGGAGCTCCGCCGGGTCGCCGAGGCCCAGCAGGCCCTGGCGGCGGCCGCGGCCCGCCCGGATCCGGTCCCGGCGGTGTTGTCCCGCCTGGCGGCGAGCCTCGGCGGCTGGGCCGCCCTGCTCGCCCCGGCGGCCACCGCACCCGCCGCGCCCGCCGCGGCCACGGCGGCCGCCGGGACCGCCCCCGGCGGGGACGTGCTCGACGCCGTGTACGCCCTGGCACGCCGGGTGGCCCCCGGTTCCGCGGCCACCGCCACCGACTCCCTGGGCGCCGGCCGCCTGGCCGCGTACGCCGTGGGCGGGGGCCGGGTCCTGGCCCTGGCCACCCCGGTCCGGACTCCGGGCGACCACACCATCGCCTCCATCGCCGCCGTGCTGCTGACCCTGCTCACCGCCGACCGGCCCGCCGGGGCGGAGGCGGCCGCGCTGACCCGGCTGCTGCTCGACGGGGATCCGGCCGCGGCCCTGCCGGGCGGGCCCTGGTACGCCGTCCACGCCCGCGGGTCCGGGGAACCGCAGGCCCTGGACGCGCAGGCCCTCGCGGCCGCGCTGGGCACCGTACTGCTGGACCCGCACGAGGGCGGCGTACGGCTGCTCACGGACCGGGAGCCCGCCGCGCAGCCCGGCTGGCGGCTCGGGGTGAGCGCGCCGGCCGCGCCCTCCGGTCTGGGCACCGCCGACGCCCAGGCCGCGCGGGCCCTCCGGCGCGCGGAGGCGGCCCGCACCGCGCTGGCCCACCACACCGACCCCGGCTTCGCGGGCCTGGTCGGCGAGGCCGAGGCGCGCGCCCACGCCGAGGCCCTGCTGGGGCCGCTCTCCCCCGCCCTGCGCGAGACCCTGCGCGGCTGGCTGGGCCACCACGGCAGCTGGGACCGTACGGCCGCCGCCCTGGGCGTCCACCGCAACACCGTCCGCCAGCGCGTCGGCCGTGCCGCCGAACTGCTCGACCGGAACCTGGACGACCCGGACGTGCGGATGGAGCTGTGGTTCGCGCTGCGGTTCACCGGCCGCGGCCCGGATCAGCCGGGGTAG